In Deltaproteobacteria bacterium, a single genomic region encodes these proteins:
- a CDS encoding response regulator, giving the protein MQSKLKAERRVLSYSASAALKPQLCFWFVIGVLTFVPMVALAAGAPHLNLESSNQFTLLDSNTTVLQDNTEVDSADSILKKIRSGAGSPRLDLNTSRLFGRDIYWLSTDLKTDSKLKQEWFLDTGYAKYQRVDLFLYGPDGRSHKVSGATFPWHEKDYPHENIAFSLELTPNTDYTVLVRIESGNYLPLSLWMVSKPYFHRMSRTIGFLTALVLGLFFAVFIYNLFIYMQTKDPMTGSLVMVVFTATAYYTGYRTILGEYIFMDVGVVEPTIIFGFPGFFLTALMASAPTFVRHLLNTQLYEPKFDAFLKYCSYAVYLLCPFWFFEEYWWTLLNILYIFGPLATLLFAAIVVRSVNKHNPATRLFIYAQSPFLFAGTVVAYVYNGPFSSLERTLAILFAMFCGASTALAYSLIIGSIFNEDRQKRLQLQENMTEQLEQDVEERTTELAHKTLEAQEATLEALNARDQAETLYRKAEVQAAELEILSNAKNSFFQNISHELRTPLTLIINPLENLVEELPNNKHASVAIKNSRRLLRLVNQLLNYQKLDAGKEVIDLEPIELSKFIHICEDYFVSSCSTKKIQFFATIDKQPANLNKTPLFIDGNLDALEKITFNYLSNALKYTPHGGQIELGLITTDDNIEIFVRDSGPGIAEADQGKLFNLFSQVEDSSTREYEGTGLGLALVKSLTHEMNGTVGIESVVGEGSKFRATFPTCPAPEQNNELDFQARSWLLQDITINALSGDELTNPSTEDLENFSDGSGEVILVVDDLADMRDLVADALSAKKYKTVKASNGQQAYDIACKIKPTLIVTDWMMPRMSGPQLIEAIRNHDELYSTPIVLLTAKSDEESKLIGTDIGADSFLGKPFNQQELTSTVRNLVALKKREHEVEALNRMLTEKVLKRYLPPDLVDQIIDGSISLDQEPEHVMGTVLFSDLVGFTRLSEELSAAKLAKILNEYLSAMVQVIYEHNGTIDKFIGDAIMIIFGAPRAMVPEQQVEQAAKCAHGMQARLHELNVSWEKQNVDLAMRIGIHHGPVVAGTFGSTERSDYTVIGPTVNIASRIEGQCLPGQVFASQEVSLLLPNAASTALGEFELKGVEGKRHLHRLLDLSQPHGTIKS; this is encoded by the coding sequence GTGCAATCAAAACTCAAAGCCGAGCGCAGAGTTCTGTCGTACAGCGCTTCCGCCGCTCTAAAACCTCAATTGTGTTTTTGGTTTGTAATAGGTGTGCTGACCTTCGTCCCCATGGTCGCACTCGCTGCCGGCGCACCCCACCTCAACCTTGAATCATCAAACCAATTTACATTACTCGATTCCAATACCACTGTCTTGCAAGATAACACGGAGGTTGATTCAGCTGACTCAATTCTTAAAAAAATTCGAAGTGGTGCCGGAAGCCCGCGTTTAGATCTCAATACCAGCCGCCTTTTCGGTCGTGATATTTATTGGCTTTCTACTGATTTAAAGACAGACAGCAAGCTAAAACAGGAATGGTTCCTTGATACAGGTTATGCAAAATATCAACGAGTCGATTTGTTCCTCTATGGTCCGGATGGTCGGTCCCACAAAGTATCCGGCGCCACGTTTCCTTGGCATGAAAAAGATTACCCTCATGAAAACATTGCGTTCTCACTAGAGCTAACCCCCAATACTGATTACACCGTACTCGTTCGTATCGAATCGGGAAACTATCTCCCTCTCTCGCTCTGGATGGTATCCAAACCTTACTTTCACCGAATGAGTAGAACCATAGGATTCTTGACAGCGCTCGTTCTGGGACTATTTTTCGCGGTCTTTATTTACAACCTATTTATCTACATGCAAACCAAAGACCCCATGACGGGTTCCTTGGTCATGGTCGTCTTTACCGCCACTGCCTACTACACAGGTTACCGAACCATTCTCGGAGAATACATCTTCATGGATGTTGGGGTCGTAGAACCCACCATTATTTTTGGCTTCCCTGGATTTTTTCTCACAGCTCTTATGGCCTCTGCTCCGACTTTTGTAAGGCACCTTCTCAACACGCAACTCTACGAACCCAAATTCGACGCATTCCTAAAGTACTGCTCATACGCTGTTTACCTACTTTGCCCTTTTTGGTTCTTTGAAGAGTATTGGTGGACTCTCTTAAATATACTTTACATATTTGGTCCCTTGGCTACTCTTCTCTTCGCGGCCATAGTGGTTCGTTCTGTAAACAAACACAATCCAGCCACCCGGCTGTTTATATATGCCCAAAGCCCCTTTCTTTTTGCAGGCACAGTCGTTGCCTATGTGTACAATGGGCCATTCTCTTCGCTTGAAAGAACCCTGGCTATTCTCTTTGCGATGTTTTGTGGAGCCAGCACTGCACTAGCATACAGTCTCATAATAGGAAGCATCTTTAATGAAGACAGACAAAAGCGTCTACAGCTTCAAGAAAACATGACTGAGCAGCTTGAACAGGATGTAGAAGAACGAACCACTGAACTGGCTCATAAAACTCTTGAAGCACAAGAAGCAACACTGGAAGCTCTCAATGCTCGAGACCAGGCAGAAACTCTATACCGTAAAGCGGAGGTTCAAGCCGCAGAACTCGAAATCCTATCGAACGCTAAAAATTCATTCTTCCAAAACATTTCTCATGAACTCCGAACACCATTGACTTTGATTATCAATCCCCTAGAGAACCTCGTTGAGGAATTACCGAACAACAAGCATGCAAGCGTGGCCATCAAAAACTCTCGAAGACTCTTAAGACTCGTGAACCAACTTCTTAACTACCAAAAGTTGGATGCCGGTAAGGAAGTCATTGACCTAGAGCCCATCGAACTCTCAAAGTTTATTCATATCTGTGAAGATTACTTTGTATCGTCTTGCTCAACGAAAAAAATTCAATTCTTTGCAACCATTGATAAACAGCCCGCCAACCTCAACAAAACACCTCTTTTCATCGACGGGAATCTAGATGCGCTCGAAAAGATAACCTTCAACTACTTATCCAATGCCCTCAAATACACGCCACACGGAGGTCAAATTGAGCTGGGTCTCATCACGACCGATGACAATATTGAAATTTTCGTAAGAGACTCCGGACCCGGCATTGCAGAGGCCGACCAAGGCAAGCTCTTTAATCTATTTAGTCAAGTCGAAGACTCAAGTACAAGGGAATACGAGGGCACTGGCCTTGGCCTAGCACTTGTTAAATCTCTAACGCATGAAATGAACGGCACCGTTGGAATCGAATCAGTCGTTGGCGAGGGTTCGAAGTTCAGGGCAACATTCCCCACCTGCCCGGCCCCAGAACAAAATAATGAACTAGATTTCCAAGCACGTTCCTGGCTTCTTCAGGATATTACTATAAATGCTCTCAGCGGAGATGAGCTAACCAACCCATCAACAGAAGACCTCGAAAACTTCAGCGACGGTTCAGGTGAGGTCATTCTCGTGGTTGATGACCTTGCGGATATGAGAGATCTCGTCGCCGACGCTCTTTCAGCTAAGAAATATAAAACGGTCAAAGCAAGCAACGGCCAACAAGCCTACGACATTGCATGTAAAATCAAGCCCACACTTATCGTCACTGATTGGATGATGCCGAGGATGTCTGGGCCACAATTGATAGAGGCTATTCGTAATCACGACGAACTTTATTCTACCCCCATAGTTCTCCTGACCGCTAAATCTGACGAGGAGTCAAAGCTCATTGGAACCGATATTGGAGCCGACTCATTCCTAGGAAAGCCCTTTAACCAACAAGAGCTCACGAGCACTGTTCGCAACCTGGTAGCACTCAAAAAACGTGAACATGAAGTAGAGGCATTGAACCGGATGCTTACGGAAAAAGTGCTTAAACGCTATCTTCCACCGGACCTTGTTGACCAAATCATTGATGGTTCAATCTCACTCGACCAGGAACCCGAACACGTCATGGGAACAGTTTTATTTTCCGACCTAGTCGGCTTTACACGTTTGAGCGAGGAACTATCCGCAGCTAAGCTTGCAAAAATATTGAACGAGTACCTGAGTGCTATGGTTCAGGTGATCTATGAACACAACGGAACCATCGATAAGTTCATCGGCGATGCAATCATGATTATCTTCGGGGCCCCTAGAGCAATGGTTCCAGAACAGCAAGTCGAGCAGGCCGCCAAATGTGCTCATGGAATGCAAGCAAGGCTTCATGAACTCAACGTTTCGTGGGAGAAACAAAACGTAGACTTAGCCATGCGTATTGGCATTCATCATGGTCCCGTCGTGGCCGGTACATTTGGCAGTACAGAGCGTTCTGATTATACCGTCATAGGTCCAACCGTAAACATCGCCTCGCGAATCGAAGGCCAATGCCTCCCCGGACAGGTTTTTGCATCA